The proteins below come from a single Paludibacter jiangxiensis genomic window:
- a CDS encoding SGNH/GDSL hydrolase family protein has protein sequence MKNILLATFLLVNAFALFASNNDTYYKASDKRFSYMGRGDFSNPDHPRFWTAAAQVSFSFKGAKCTIDLTDEHLYGKNLNYIVLVVDGKYSRFKLPATENTLSVGDNLKDTIHTVVLCKCTETNIGYIQFNGVTCRELLQHPTPPKRKIECFGNSITCGTGSDQSLVACGKGDWQDQHNAYLSYGALTARALNAQYHLTSVSGIGLIHSCCDMDIVMPQVYDKISLRENKLTWNFALYQPDVVTICLGQNDGIQNKEKFCIAYIDLIQKLRKVYPRTRFVLLTSPMADDKLLPVLKDYLTTVENAMHKSGDKRVTKFFFSRSYNSGCDAHPDLKEHELIAKELTDYLRQLMHWQ, from the coding sequence ATGAAAAATATTTTACTCGCAACATTTCTACTGGTAAACGCATTTGCGTTGTTTGCCAGTAACAATGACACATATTACAAGGCATCCGACAAACGTTTCTCCTACATGGGGCGGGGTGATTTCAGCAATCCCGATCATCCCCGTTTTTGGACTGCTGCGGCGCAAGTGTCGTTCTCGTTTAAAGGCGCCAAATGCACTATCGACCTAACAGACGAGCATTTATATGGCAAGAATCTAAACTATATTGTTCTCGTTGTGGATGGAAAATACTCCCGTTTCAAACTACCGGCTACCGAGAATACACTATCGGTTGGCGATAATCTGAAAGATACAATCCACACGGTAGTACTTTGCAAATGCACCGAAACCAACATCGGTTACATTCAGTTCAATGGAGTAACCTGCCGTGAATTACTGCAACACCCCACCCCACCTAAACGCAAGATCGAATGTTTCGGCAACTCCATCACCTGCGGAACAGGCAGCGACCAGAGTCTGGTGGCTTGCGGTAAAGGCGACTGGCAGGATCAGCACAACGCCTATCTCAGCTACGGGGCATTGACAGCAAGGGCGTTGAATGCACAATATCACCTCACCTCTGTTTCCGGCATTGGATTGATCCATAGTTGTTGCGACATGGATATAGTAATGCCGCAGGTGTACGACAAAATCAGTCTGAGGGAGAATAAACTCACATGGAATTTTGCTCTTTACCAGCCGGATGTCGTTACCATTTGTCTGGGCCAAAACGACGGCATCCAGAACAAAGAGAAGTTCTGCATCGCGTATATTGACTTAATTCAAAAATTACGAAAAGTGTACCCCCGCACCCGGTTCGTTCTTCTTACAAGTCCGATGGCTGACGACAAATTGCTTCCGGTGTTAAAGGATTACCTTACTACGGTTGAGAATGCGATGCATAAAAGCGGTGACAAGAGAGTGACAAAATTCTTCTTCAGCCGGAGCTACAACAGCGGTTGCGATGCACATCCAGACTTGAAAGAACACGAGTTGATCGCCAAAGAACTAACTGATTATCTGCGACAACTGATGCACTGGCAATAA
- a CDS encoding winged helix-turn-helix transcriptional regulator, which produces MGNEGRINKYIFKGKEYFCSLELVMDMIGGKWKPIVLFHLKDGMMRSGELQRSLRGITNKMFTQTVRELETSGLVERIVYPTVPPKVEYKLTEMGDSVLPVLEILNGWGREISVKYNPVR; this is translated from the coding sequence ATGGGAAATGAGGGGCGTATAAATAAATATATTTTTAAGGGGAAGGAATATTTCTGTTCTCTGGAGTTGGTGATGGACATGATTGGCGGCAAATGGAAGCCGATTGTGTTGTTTCATCTCAAAGATGGGATGATGCGTTCGGGTGAATTGCAACGGAGTTTAAGGGGAATTACCAACAAGATGTTTACCCAAACCGTGCGGGAACTTGAAACTTCCGGACTGGTGGAGCGTATTGTTTATCCTACCGTTCCGCCCAAAGTAGAATATAAGCTCACAGAAATGGGGGATTCTGTTTTGCCTGTGCTTGAAATCCTCAACGGATGGGGTAGAGAGATTAGTGTGAAATACAATCCTGTCAGATAG
- a CDS encoding DUF3575 domain-containing protein, with amino-acid sequence MKTKLILGVLILMFSQSAFGQRNDFSVDQQNNEVRMNFLMAIAGMPEINYERYLSDNMGVGMAMAFSIVKVGDMTDRFSALPYCRIYFGETKRAAGFFIEGNMALVHQKENGFSGYYYNNEFVLTNVTYTSTCLGFGAAVGFKLLTRGGVSGELYLGAGRLFGDPINAAYPRCGICIGKRF; translated from the coding sequence ATGAAGACAAAGCTTATTCTTGGTGTTTTAATTTTAATGTTTTCCCAAAGTGCATTTGGTCAACGTAATGATTTTTCTGTTGATCAGCAGAACAATGAAGTACGAATGAACTTCCTGATGGCTATTGCTGGTATGCCGGAAATAAATTACGAACGTTATCTAAGCGACAATATGGGAGTCGGAATGGCAATGGCCTTTTCGATTGTAAAAGTAGGTGATATGACAGATCGTTTTTCAGCTTTGCCGTATTGCCGAATCTATTTTGGAGAGACAAAAAGAGCAGCAGGCTTCTTCATCGAGGGCAACATGGCGTTGGTCCATCAAAAGGAAAACGGCTTTTCGGGTTATTACTATAATAATGAATTTGTACTGACAAATGTTACGTATACATCGACCTGCTTAGGGTTCGGAGCTGCAGTAGGCTTCAAACTGCTTACGCGGGGAGGAGTTTCCGGCGAACTGTATCTTGGAGCCGGACGCTTGTTTGGAGATCCTATTAATGCGGCATATCCACGCTGTGGTATTTGTATCGGAAAAAGATTTTAA
- a CDS encoding DUF3570 domain-containing protein, giving the protein MKKYLFIIVFLFCVVYSAFAQYLKKDTTSYTTKSLKLDEVNLVTGYYSQTGDHSTTLGGRGDEQVKEISSAIDLKFVGYTNPNYIHSLTAGFGYAHHTAASAAWVSKTGASRTAGDRIYPSLEWSLQNVKLKTEYSLGAQYSGEFNYKSLTLNSGFTKANSNNGEFGLKMIASLDRVTMINGETMAKNASILVTPQKSSSYEDDVMSFTGTRTSAVSSASGVTTSTNKNVVTSAASSYRENYATKPRTTLTAAFSYNQIINPRMQVAFLADFTGQFGYLGLPFHRVFFADADSSKIEKLPSQRLKLPLAVRWNYFLGDNFIFRTYYRFYTDSWGIKAHTAYIETPIKLSPFFSVAPFYRYYTQTASKYFEPFAQHQTSDEYYTSNYSYSAFSANFYGVGIRWMPLEGGFFKSIELRYGHYKQTTGLVSNTITLHLKF; this is encoded by the coding sequence ATGAAAAAATACTTATTCATCATAGTATTCTTGTTCTGTGTTGTATATAGTGCGTTTGCGCAGTATTTGAAAAAAGACACAACTTCTTATACAACAAAAAGTCTAAAACTGGACGAAGTCAATCTGGTAACAGGCTACTATTCTCAAACCGGAGATCACTCCACCACCCTTGGGGGAAGAGGTGACGAACAGGTCAAAGAAATTTCCTCGGCCATCGACCTCAAATTCGTAGGGTATACCAATCCGAATTATATTCACTCACTTACCGCCGGCTTCGGATATGCACACCACACGGCAGCTTCGGCAGCCTGGGTATCCAAAACGGGAGCCTCCCGAACGGCAGGAGACCGAATTTATCCCTCGCTGGAATGGTCGCTACAGAACGTTAAATTAAAGACAGAATACTCTCTGGGTGCGCAATATTCAGGTGAATTCAATTACAAATCACTCACTCTGAACTCCGGATTTACAAAAGCCAACTCTAACAACGGAGAATTCGGATTAAAAATGATTGCTTCGCTGGATCGTGTAACCATGATCAACGGAGAAACAATGGCAAAAAATGCTTCGATTTTAGTAACACCTCAGAAAAGCAGCAGTTACGAAGACGATGTTATGTCGTTTACCGGAACAAGAACCAGCGCAGTGTCGTCGGCAAGCGGAGTGACTACAAGCACAAACAAGAACGTTGTAACATCTGCGGCATCATCCTACAGAGAAAACTACGCCACCAAACCAAGAACCACACTGACGGCTGCTTTTTCTTACAACCAGATCATCAATCCGCGCATGCAGGTTGCGTTCCTGGCCGACTTTACCGGACAGTTCGGTTATCTGGGGTTACCATTTCACCGGGTCTTCTTCGCCGATGCCGACAGTAGTAAGATCGAGAAATTACCCAGTCAACGACTGAAACTACCGTTGGCAGTAAGATGGAATTATTTTCTGGGTGATAATTTTATTTTCAGAACCTATTACAGGTTTTATACCGACAGTTGGGGAATCAAGGCGCATACAGCTTATATAGAAACACCTATCAAACTATCACCATTTTTCTCTGTTGCGCCATTTTACAGGTATTACACCCAAACAGCTTCAAAATACTTTGAGCCTTTTGCACAGCATCAGACATCGGACGAATATTACACTTCCAACTATAGCTATTCGGCCTTTTCTGCCAACTTCTACGGTGTTGGAATACGTTGGATGCCATTGGAAGGCGGATTCTTCAAGTCGATTGAACTTCGCTATGGTCATTACAAACAAACCACCGGTCTGGTATCAAACACGATTACCTTGCATCTGAAATTTTAG
- a CDS encoding TIGR02757 family protein, with product MTNYLNDIKTLLDQKAAQYNCLDFIDTDPIQIPHRFSLKEDIEIAGFFTATIAWGQRKSIINNANRLMQLMDNAPYDFVCNAQENDLASLEQFVHRTFNGRDCRFFIQSLRNIYLNHNGMESVFTKGFQDEGNIFGALKHFREVFLSTPHEQRIRKHLSDVAANSSAKRLNMFLRWMVRQDEAGVDFGLWRDIPMSALMLPLDVHTGDVARAYGLLARKQNDWKAVEEITAILRQFDPHDPIRYDFALFGIGAFDNQGIG from the coding sequence ATGACCAATTATTTAAACGACATAAAAACTCTACTGGATCAAAAAGCCGCACAATACAATTGTCTGGATTTTATCGACACCGATCCGATCCAGATTCCGCACAGGTTTAGTCTGAAAGAAGACATCGAAATCGCAGGCTTTTTCACGGCCACCATTGCCTGGGGACAACGCAAAAGCATCATAAATAATGCCAACCGACTGATGCAGTTAATGGACAATGCTCCATACGATTTTGTGTGTAATGCTCAGGAAAACGACCTTGCTAGTCTGGAACAGTTTGTGCACCGAACTTTCAACGGACGCGACTGTCGTTTTTTTATTCAGTCGTTACGAAACATTTACCTCAACCACAACGGAATGGAGTCGGTTTTTACGAAAGGATTTCAAGATGAAGGAAACATTTTCGGCGCCTTAAAACATTTCCGTGAAGTGTTTTTATCGACTCCACATGAGCAAAGAATAAGGAAACACCTGTCGGACGTGGCGGCCAATTCGAGCGCCAAACGATTGAATATGTTCCTCCGCTGGATGGTAAGACAAGACGAAGCCGGAGTCGATTTCGGACTATGGAGGGACATTCCGATGTCGGCGCTGATGCTGCCGCTCGACGTGCATACCGGCGATGTGGCTCGCGCTTACGGACTGCTCGCGCGCAAGCAAAACGACTGGAAAGCCGTTGAAGAGATCACAGCCATCCTCCGGCAATTCGACCCTCACGATCCTATCCGTTACGATTTTGCATTGTTCGGCATAGGAGCGTTTGACAATCAGGGAATCGGCTAA
- a CDS encoding C40 family peptidase, which translates to MSDIIKRPLNFNSIVCGCLGLFLFVSCSTSKHIEKQQNKAVYEALGLYRDRSDNAALYKEAASWLHVPHVDGGMSHSGVDCSFLVYTIYKTVYGKTIERNSLAMLRKNCERISRDKLKEGDLAFFNTSGKSSAYVNHVGIYLKDHKFLHTSTSKGVVVSDLDEDYYRRTWVCGGRVR; encoded by the coding sequence ATGTCAGATATCATTAAACGGCCGTTAAACTTTAATAGTATCGTGTGCGGATGTCTCGGACTGTTTTTGTTTGTGTCATGCAGTACGTCGAAACATATTGAAAAGCAACAAAATAAAGCAGTATATGAGGCATTAGGCTTATATAGAGACAGAAGCGATAATGCAGCCCTGTACAAAGAAGCAGCTTCCTGGTTGCATGTCCCGCACGTAGATGGAGGTATGTCGCATAGCGGGGTGGATTGTTCCTTTCTTGTGTATACTATTTATAAAACCGTTTATGGTAAAACTATCGAACGGAATTCGTTAGCAATGCTCCGCAAAAATTGCGAGAGGATTAGTCGTGATAAACTGAAAGAAGGCGATCTTGCTTTTTTTAATACAAGTGGTAAGTCATCGGCATACGTTAACCATGTGGGAATTTATCTGAAGGATCATAAGTTCTTGCATACATCCACGTCTAAAGGTGTTGTTGTAAGTGATCTGGATGAAGATTATTACCGGAGAACATGGGTGTGCGGTGGTCGTGTAAGATAA
- a CDS encoding MarR family winged helix-turn-helix transcriptional regulator: MSEFLRLDNQLCFPLYVLSRQITGFYRPLLESLELTYPQYLVMMVLWEREIVTVKQLGQLLWLDSGTLTPLLKRMEANGLLTRKRSVDDERSVDIALTEKGRQLEEEAEKIPAHIKCHIKMSDYEIVTLREYLKKILSVTTENE, encoded by the coding sequence ATGTCAGAATTCCTCAGGCTCGATAATCAGTTATGTTTTCCTTTATATGTTTTGTCACGGCAAATAACCGGTTTTTACAGGCCGTTGTTAGAGAGCCTTGAACTTACCTATCCTCAATATTTGGTTATGATGGTGTTGTGGGAGCGGGAAATCGTTACTGTAAAACAGTTGGGACAATTGCTTTGGTTGGATAGCGGAACGCTTACTCCTTTGTTGAAACGGATGGAGGCCAACGGACTTCTTACCCGTAAACGTTCTGTAGATGATGAACGTTCTGTTGATATAGCACTAACAGAAAAGGGGCGTCAGCTGGAGGAAGAGGCAGAAAAAATTCCGGCGCATATCAAGTGTCATATTAAAATGAGCGATTACGAGATAGTAACTCTGAGAGAGTATTTGAAGAAAATCTTATCGGTAACGACCGAAAATGAATAG
- a CDS encoding aldose epimerase family protein, whose product MKKLLVCTAVLLLCSIAFLQASQKVNKEVLGEHNGNEVCLYTLLNKAGNVLKLTNYGARIVRIEVPDKNGNKDNVTTGSEKLESLLRGDAFGGASIGRFANRISNAKFTLDGVEYKLTPNNSPNTLHGGRNGWFSKEWSSEVVTGSKQPAVRFSYVSPDMEEGFPGTVNISVTYTWTDKNEIIIDYAASTDKKTVINVTNHAYFNLHGVGKGYIFDHILTMNASKYTPSTPARIPTGEIRPVKDTPFDFTTPHPIGYKIGETFNNGVFQGYDDNYVLNSKAKVCATVYDPQSGRVMEVITDQPGLQFYSGMGGMQWKKAIDNGEKPTSTRSAFALETQHFPDSPNQPGFPTTVLNPGEKFKSRTIYRFSVK is encoded by the coding sequence ATGAAAAAATTATTAGTTTGTACAGCCGTTTTGCTGTTGTGTAGTATTGCTTTTTTACAAGCAAGCCAGAAAGTTAACAAAGAAGTGCTGGGAGAGCATAATGGGAATGAAGTATGTCTTTATACTCTCTTAAATAAAGCAGGGAATGTGTTGAAACTGACCAACTATGGCGCACGCATTGTCAGAATTGAAGTACCTGATAAAAATGGAAATAAAGACAATGTTACTACCGGATCGGAAAAACTGGAATCACTTTTGAGAGGCGATGCATTTGGTGGAGCCAGTATCGGCCGTTTTGCCAACCGGATTTCCAATGCGAAATTTACACTGGATGGCGTTGAATATAAGTTGACGCCCAACAATAGTCCGAATACATTACATGGTGGCCGTAACGGATGGTTTTCCAAAGAATGGAGCTCTGAAGTTGTGACAGGCAGCAAGCAACCGGCAGTCCGTTTCTCGTATGTTAGTCCTGATATGGAAGAGGGATTTCCTGGAACAGTCAACATTTCGGTTACTTACACATGGACGGATAAAAACGAAATTATTATTGATTATGCAGCATCTACGGACAAAAAAACGGTAATCAATGTGACCAATCATGCTTATTTCAATCTTCACGGAGTAGGCAAAGGCTATATTTTCGACCATATCCTTACAATGAATGCTTCGAAATATACTCCGTCGACTCCGGCACGAATACCTACCGGTGAAATTCGTCCGGTGAAAGATACCCCGTTCGATTTTACCACACCTCATCCTATCGGATATAAAATTGGAGAAACATTTAATAATGGTGTGTTTCAGGGATATGATGATAACTACGTACTTAACAGCAAAGCCAAAGTTTGCGCAACGGTTTATGATCCCCAAAGCGGGCGTGTGATGGAAGTTATTACCGATCAGCCGGGTTTGCAATTCTATTCGGGTATGGGTGGAATGCAATGGAAAAAAGCAATCGACAATGGAGAGAAACCAACCAGTACCCGTTCGGCTTTTGCTCTCGAAACACAACACTTTCCTGATAGTCCTAATCAACCGGGTTTCCCAACGACGGTACTTAATCCTGGAGAAAAATTCAAATCAAGAACGATTTACCGTTTTTCGGTGAAATAA
- the tpx gene encoding thiol peroxidase, whose translation MATVTLQGELKINVGGELPAVGSVASDFTLVKRDLSEVSLKDFKGKKVLLNIFPSIDTGVCAASVRQFNKDAAGLENTVVLGVSVDLPFAAGRFCAAEGIENVVTVSAFRNPEFAANYGVLMVDGPLKGLLARSVVVVDADGKVVYTELVPEVTQEPNYTAALAALK comes from the coding sequence ATGGCAACAGTAACATTACAAGGCGAGTTGAAAATAAATGTAGGAGGAGAACTTCCTGCAGTTGGCAGTGTAGCATCTGATTTTACACTGGTAAAACGAGATCTTTCTGAAGTATCATTGAAAGATTTTAAGGGTAAAAAAGTATTGCTGAATATTTTCCCAAGCATCGATACCGGTGTTTGTGCTGCCTCCGTGCGTCAGTTTAATAAAGATGCAGCTGGTCTTGAAAATACAGTGGTGCTGGGAGTCTCTGTGGATTTGCCTTTTGCCGCAGGTCGTTTTTGTGCTGCCGAAGGTATCGAGAATGTGGTTACAGTTTCTGCATTCCGTAATCCCGAATTTGCAGCCAATTATGGCGTATTGATGGTTGATGGTCCATTGAAAGGGTTACTGGCTCGTTCAGTTGTTGTGGTGGATGCAGACGGTAAAGTTGTTTACACAGAACTGGTGCCTGAAGTAACACAGGAACCGAATTACACTGCAGCTTTGGCAGCGTTGAAATAA
- a CDS encoding thioredoxin family protein: MVKKSLFISFVSMFIFLTASYGQQWQHSWNETTSLSQKEHKHILLNFSGSDWCLPCMRMHKNVFGSNEFTAFASQNLVMYNADFPRNKKNQLNKEIEKQNNALADLYNKEGHFPFTVLLDSNGKVLKQWNGLYTGSVENFIAEIKSL; the protein is encoded by the coding sequence ATGGTAAAGAAAAGTTTATTCATCAGCTTTGTTTCAATGTTCATCTTCCTGACTGCGTCATACGGTCAACAATGGCAACATAGCTGGAACGAAACAACATCTCTGTCTCAAAAAGAGCACAAACACATCCTTCTCAATTTTTCAGGATCCGACTGGTGCCTGCCTTGTATGCGCATGCATAAGAATGTTTTCGGGTCAAATGAATTTACGGCTTTTGCGTCTCAAAATCTGGTTATGTACAATGCCGATTTCCCCCGCAACAAGAAAAATCAGCTCAACAAAGAGATCGAAAAGCAGAACAACGCTTTGGCCGACCTGTATAACAAAGAAGGCCACTTTCCTTTCACCGTCCTGTTAGATTCAAACGGCAAAGTTCTCAAACAATGGAACGGACTTTATACGGGAAGTGTGGAAAACTTCATTGCTGAAATAAAATCTCTATAA
- a CDS encoding FAD:protein FMN transferase, with amino-acid sequence MARKIVHKRGMKLMGNHFEISVVAADAYWARQRIDAGVKEIKRIEALLTTFNDESETNKINAFAGIRPVVVSQEIIQLIERSKRISEVTQGAFDITYGSVDKSLWNFDTHMTSLPDKKTAKKSVRLISYKNIEIDTTNSTVFLKEKGMRIGFGGIGKGYAAEMAKNLMKRQGVESGVVNASGDLTAWGYQPDGMPWTIGIANPNLAQEIFSYMNITDMAVATSGNYEKFVMIDGKRYSHTIDPKTGLPINGIKSVTIISSNAEIADAMATPVTIMGVKAGLHMINQIKNIEAIIITDDDKLYTSKNINLIM; translated from the coding sequence ATGGCCAGGAAAATTGTACACAAACGCGGCATGAAACTGATGGGCAACCACTTCGAAATATCGGTGGTAGCTGCAGATGCTTATTGGGCGAGGCAACGCATCGATGCCGGAGTAAAAGAGATCAAGCGCATCGAAGCTCTGCTCACCACCTTTAACGACGAAAGCGAGACCAACAAAATCAATGCGTTTGCCGGTATCCGCCCTGTTGTGGTTAGTCAGGAAATAATACAACTAATCGAGCGGTCGAAACGAATATCGGAGGTAACACAAGGTGCTTTTGACATAACTTACGGTTCTGTTGATAAAAGTCTCTGGAACTTTGATACGCACATGACCTCGCTTCCGGATAAAAAGACTGCCAAAAAAAGTGTACGCCTGATCAGTTACAAAAACATAGAGATAGACACGACCAACTCAACGGTATTTCTGAAAGAGAAAGGAATGCGTATCGGATTTGGTGGTATTGGGAAGGGTTATGCTGCCGAAATGGCCAAAAACCTCATGAAACGTCAGGGAGTAGAAAGTGGTGTGGTAAATGCTTCGGGCGACCTCACCGCGTGGGGATACCAGCCGGACGGCATGCCATGGACTATCGGCATTGCCAATCCGAACCTTGCCCAGGAGATCTTTTCGTACATGAACATCACCGATATGGCTGTGGCAACTTCGGGCAACTATGAAAAGTTTGTGATGATTGACGGGAAACGCTATTCTCACACCATCGACCCCAAAACAGGCTTGCCAATTAACGGCATCAAAAGCGTGACTATCATCTCGTCAAACGCAGAAATTGCCGATGCCATGGCTACCCCGGTAACTATTATGGGGGTCAAAGCCGGGCTTCACATGATTAATCAAATCAAAAACATCGAAGCCATCATCATTACCGACGATGACAAACTCTACACGTCAAAGAATATCAATCTGATTATGTAA
- a CDS encoding protease complex subunit PrcB family protein has product MKKSLLILLVVLLAGCVQENGYNSVTPTIIAKGNLMGNGKEQISKQMIVVADSLSWNRLVAKMNAVNNVSGGFLERKVDFSQYMVLAIFDEVEGSGGYSIDINVFEDNMKVYVEGVYKKPLGGIVPMVITQPYLIVKIPRTEKSIQFSS; this is encoded by the coding sequence ATGAAGAAAAGCCTTCTGATATTATTGGTTGTTTTGCTGGCAGGATGTGTTCAGGAAAATGGATACAATTCTGTAACTCCGACTATCATTGCAAAAGGGAATCTGATGGGTAATGGCAAGGAACAAATCAGCAAACAAATGATAGTTGTTGCTGATAGTCTCAGCTGGAACCGGCTTGTTGCCAAAATGAATGCCGTGAATAACGTATCGGGAGGTTTTCTGGAGAGAAAAGTTGATTTTTCACAATACATGGTACTTGCCATTTTTGACGAAGTCGAAGGAAGTGGGGGCTATTCTATAGACATAAATGTCTTTGAAGATAATATGAAAGTATATGTTGAGGGCGTTTATAAAAAGCCTTTAGGTGGTATTGTTCCTATGGTGATAACGCAACCTTACCTTATTGTGAAGATACCCAGAACAGAAAAATCAATTCAATTTAGCTCATAA
- a CDS encoding DUF4266 domain-containing protein, which produces MKHSKTIIFFALSVLSLSSCVSVKEYQKSRLNDSEMILSNRKVEKEELNFQVIKEGAAGANSGKSGGGCGCN; this is translated from the coding sequence ATGAAGCATTCAAAAACAATTATATTTTTTGCACTGTCAGTGCTATCTCTTAGCTCCTGTGTTTCAGTAAAAGAATACCAAAAGTCGAGACTAAACGACTCGGAGATGATTCTGAGCAACCGAAAAGTAGAGAAGGAAGAACTTAACTTTCAGGTAATCAAAGAAGGAGCTGCCGGAGCTAATTCCGGAAAATCGGGTGGCGGATGCGGCTGCAACTAA
- a CDS encoding flavodoxin family protein — protein MRVVAINGSPHKEGNTYHALTMVGKQLEQNGIELEIVHIGNKPIRGCSACGMCFKNKDEKCAMKDDGVNDAIQKMKNADGIILASPVYYAGIAGTMKCFLDRAFYVSGSNGGLFRNKIGASVVAVRRTGGSFTFDNLNHYLLYSEMMIASSNYWNIIHGRTPGEVHEDAEGVQIMEILGKNIAWQIKMREATKDTIPAPTPTKKVMTSFIR, from the coding sequence ATGCGAGTTGTAGCTATTAACGGAAGTCCTCACAAAGAAGGCAACACCTATCATGCGCTAACGATGGTCGGCAAGCAACTGGAACAAAACGGTATTGAACTGGAGATTGTGCATATCGGCAACAAACCCATCAGAGGATGTTCGGCCTGTGGCATGTGTTTCAAAAACAAAGACGAAAAATGTGCCATGAAAGATGATGGCGTAAACGATGCTATCCAAAAGATGAAAAATGCTGACGGAATCATTCTGGCCTCACCTGTTTATTATGCAGGAATTGCCGGCACCATGAAATGTTTTCTCGACCGCGCTTTTTACGTTTCAGGCAGTAACGGAGGTCTTTTTCGCAATAAAATTGGAGCTTCAGTAGTAGCTGTACGACGCACGGGAGGTTCGTTCACCTTCGACAATCTCAATCATTATCTACTCTATTCGGAAATGATGATCGCCTCTTCTAACTACTGGAACATCATTCACGGACGCACTCCCGGAGAAGTCCACGAAGATGCGGAAGGCGTTCAGATCATGGAAATACTGGGCAAAAATATAGCATGGCAAATTAAAATGAGAGAAGCTACTAAAGATACAATCCCAGCTCCCACCCCCACTAAAAAAGTAATGACCAGCTTCATACGATAG